The DNA sequence CAATCACGTTCGGCCAACAGCGTGAGCACCATCGCCTTCAGCGCTGCGCTGTCCTCGGGCAAGTCGATCAAATTCCCGCTGCCAATGGCCACGGATAAATAGATGCGATTTCCTGGATAAAGGTTACGCGAATACTGGCTTTATTGTGATTCAGACGACGCGCGCGCCGCGCTCATAGCGGGCGACCCGTCTCAGTCGCGACACATCGATTCCATCCAGAACCATGGCCAGTTCACTGGCTCTCAGTTCCACCGAAGATGAGCCGGCTTCCACACGGGGCAGTTTGAAAGTGCCTGCCTCGAGCCGCTTGTACCAAAGAACAAAGCCGTCGCGATCCCACACAAGAATTTTTAGCCGGTCGCCGCGGCGCGAGCGAAACACAAACAGGTGGCCACTCAAGGGGTCCTGTCCGATGACAGCTTTCACGCGTTCGGCCAAGCGGTCGAAACCGCAGCGCATGTCAGCCGCCTCGGCGGCGAGCCAGATGCGCGCGCTTTGCTCGCGGTCGAGCGTGCGCAGGCTCGGCAG is a window from the uncultured Paludibaculum sp. genome containing:
- the tnpB gene encoding IS66 family insertion sequence element accessory protein TnpB (TnpB, as the term is used for proteins encoded by IS66 family insertion elements, is considered an accessory protein, since TnpC, encoded by a neighboring gene, is a DDE family transposase.); the protein is MTGLPSLRTLDREQSARIWLAAEAADMRCGFDRLAERVKAVIGQDPLSGHLFVFRSRRGDRLKILVWDRDGFVLWYKRLEAGTFKLPRVEAGSSSVELRASELAMVLDGIDVSRLRRVARYERGARVV